In Ananas comosus cultivar F153 linkage group 14, ASM154086v1, whole genome shotgun sequence, the genomic stretch TTATTAACTCTGATCCTATAGTGTTGTGGTGCACAGTTTTCCCTTTTAGGAATTTTTGTTAGTGGAAGAAAATTTTTCATCTAACTCTTGTTTGCTACTGTTGGCTTATTCTTTCATGAAGGGTGCACTTAATGTGGTGATGGGCAATGCTCCTGATATTGGTGATTCTCTTCTTCAGAGTACACAGGTTCTGCCGACCGATTCTGCTCTTCTATATACTAGTTATGTTGTTGCAGAAATAAGTAGATAGTTGTGGTTGATTACatgttatacttttttttttttttaattaggtaAGGAAGATAACCTTCACTGGATCAACAGCTGTTGGGAAAAAATTAATGGCAGGATCAGCAAATACAGTTAAAAAGGTATAGTCAGAAAAACTGGTTCTTCTATGAGAAGCCTTTCCCATATAACATCGTTGTGCTGGTGTGACATGACCAGATATAGCACTTGTTCGTCTCACTATCCCAAAGTTCTCAAAGCAAAAACTGGATATAATTTCTCTTAAGTCAAACCATATAACTTATCTAGAAAAGTTCAGAAGGTAGCTGTAAGTGCTGCTTTTTAATTCTTGATGTAGTACACAATTCCCTCCGTCTTTTTCAAAGTCCTCGGGGAGTAAAGAAATGTGTTAGTTGgatttatgaaattttactTCTAGTAGTTAACAAGTTCATGGCGATAATGCTGTTTATTAACAGTAATTTTTTCCAGGTTTCACTGGAACTTGGTGGAAATGCACCTTGCATTGTATTCGATGATGCAGATCTTGATGTTGCAGTAAAAGGCAGTGTAAGTAGAAGAAACCATCTTACTTCTCCTTTGCCTGAATGTCTATGATGCTTTCTTTGTCTATCCTGTAGtttgtaacatttttttttcttttgattgagGTGAGTAAAATTCTCATATGCCGGTGTGCTTTATAGACAATACTGTTTCTTCAATATTTGGTTTGTAACTAATGACTTGGAATACTGCCTGCTTGTTTTGGTAGTTAATCGCCATTTCCTTGGAACATATCTGGTTTTCTGTAAAGTTTCTAGCATAGAGTGTTTACTAGAGCTACTATAATCTCTCCAATGGAAAGGACATCATGTTTTGTCAAGCATGTTAAAGTATCTATATAGAGTCCAATCTTGAGACGTCTGAATTTTGGGCAAGGTACAAAGATAATGATTGTTCCTGAGATGTCAATAATGTTGAGGTGTGATAATGGGAGAGGAGAAGATAAAAAATGTCTTAGTCGGAATTAGTTAAACAACAGGGTTGCCAATAAAATTGCGAAGTATTACGACATAGAGCTTAATAGGGAAAAGGAAAACCACAGAGCCCACTTACAAAGTTGGCTGCAATCTGTATATGTATTCTGAGTGTGGTCTCCTACTGCATCTAAATGCCATGACTTTCATGTCATTCTGTTATACAATTGTCAGCAGTTGATGAACACAAGAAAAAGCTTCTATTTCATTCCAATATCAGATTCCATTTGCCCTTGCAATATAACTTCTTGAAGTTGATAAAATGTTATGTTTCATGATCTGCTTTTCAGCTTGCTGCAAAGTTCCGCAACAGTGGGCAAACATGTGTATGTGCAAACAGAATATTGGTACAAGAAGGTACTTCCCCCGTCCTAGATATTCACATACACACAAGCTTATAAACAAAAAGAGATGTTTATGTGACAATCATTCTATGGGCCTTGCAGCTGCTTTCTTCAACGAGTAGTATGTATTCCGGTGTCATAATTGGGGTTCTTGAGTCAGTATAACTAAGAATTATGTCTGGGTTGCGTCTAGTTATGTTCTTCTATTATTCATTTCTGATTTGTAATATTCTTTATCTTTATAGAATATATCTCAGTGTTGTTCGTATCTGATTTGTAATACTTGTTatctttatagaaatatattccAGTTTACAGGGTAGCTAGTAATGCACATAGAATCTACTCTTGACACCAATTGTCTGCATTTGGTGAGTAAACTAAAACTGCAAAATAGCATAGGTTCATTAACTATTCTATTCTGTATGCTTTATCTGAAGTCAGAAACTGTGTGTGGCATGTATCTGTTTCTAAAGAAATTTAGCTAATCTGATGGTAGAGATTTTCAAGTTTTCGTAGCTActcattgtttttctttttacatgTCTATTGTCCCTTATTTAAAGGGAAAAATTTCACAAATCCATTTCCTGTCCGAGGATTTGCGGTTAACAACACTACACTCAATGAATGACTTGTCAATCATCCGATGATAGATATCTCTATAGAGTGACATTACTCTTTGACAGTTATTACTTTTATGTAGATAAACATATTAATCTCATTGTTCAACTATATGCTTAGCATTTTTTGCAGGAAAAATAAGGCTTAGAATGATGCATAGAGTGTGTCTTCCATCTTCTGTTTATAATTTTCCACTCCTGTATATACAGGTATATATGACGAATTTGCAAATGCTTTGACAAAGGCTGTTCAGAATTTGCAGGTGGGCAATGGCCTTGTTGAAGGCGTAGTTCAGGTATATTCCGTCTTGATTAACTATCAGTGGGTACTACTCTTTGACTGCTTATAGtgagaatttttattttgttttacagGGTCCATTAATCAATGAAGCAGCTGTAGAGAAGGTGTTGATTCTCGTAGCTTAGATATTCTCTTAAactttaacaaataaaaaatgtctCCTCTTTCATTGGAAACAACTGTAAAAAAGTTGCAAAATTTCATATGgttaacttttcttttcttttacttttgtctTTCTAGGTTGAGAAGTTCGTTAATGATGCCACTTCGAAGGTAATGTCAACTATAATACaacatttttatcattttgtgTTGTCAGAACTTCTATAATAGATCTTCTTAAATCAATCTTTAACAGGGAGCAAATGTTATCCTTGGGGGAAAGAGGCATAGTCTTGGCATGACATTTTATGAACCTACTATACTTGGCAATGTGAATAGCGAGATGCTTGTTTCTAGGTGAAATTCTGAAGTTTTATTTTGATACAAAGCATTATTGCATTTGCACTTGTATGTTACTATTTGATGTCACTTGTAGCTTAAGTACGCTTGAATTGTTTTACTTTGTTCTAAAAAGGCATGCACCGACAACACATCCATTTAGTgggaattataattttttaagggTATGGTAATTAGGGAATATCAATGAGTAATGATAGAGAATCTTATAGCACtgctttaaatatatttattttcttttggtttcTTTGCTTCTGTagttgtttaatattttatgtagaAAAGGTAATAATTCCTAAATTCTTTTGCAGGGAAGAGGTCTTCGGGCCAGTTGCACCACTTTTGCCGTTTAAAACTGAAGAAGAAGCCATCAAAATAGCTAACGACACAAATGCAGGTACTTATGAGACGATGTACAAACTAAATCTTACCACATAGCATTAGTTTCAAACCTTCTCTTCTGAACTGTTACGTGGAAAGTTATTTGTGCATCTTTTGCCGCAAAATCAACTAAAAGAAGGTTAAATCTACATGTTTGGCACTCAGTTATTCTTGACTGGCCATAGTATTCATTATTTATGCACATGTTTTACAGGACTGGCTGCTTATATTTTCACAAAAAGCATACCTCGATCTTGGCGAGTATCAGAAGCTCTTGAATATGGGCTTGTTGGTGTCAATGAAGGACTTATTTCTACTGAAGTAAGCACAATACCAACATAATATATGGTGCTCATTATAGTAGTATACTGTGGTAATCTGAATGTTTTTCTGATACACAATCACCAGGTGGCACCATTTGGAGGGGCTAAGCAATCCGGCCTCGGACGAGAGGGTTCCAAATATGGGATTGATGAGTACTTAGAAGTAAGCAGAAGCAGCTTATCTTGTATTATGGTCCTCCTTATCGACACTAATTTCTTTTTGCACTTGCAGCTTAAGTATGTGTGCATGGGTAACTTGGAGGCTTAAATGGAAGTTGATTCGAAGAAAACCTACTTAGCTGGTGCACCGTAGGAATCAGATAGATGACCAATTACTATGGTAAATGCTAATCTGCTATTAACTGACATTTGTagagaaaattctttttcttcttgtgCATGACTGCCCACTTGGCCTAGCTTCTGCTTTTCTCTTTAAGCTACGCGTACTTTTATTAGAATTGGAGCTTTTCTTGTGGGGCAAAGCAGAAATGAGGTTGTGTTGCAAAGCAGAAGCCCTAAATGGAGAGAGAAGCTGTTGGGAGAATTATGACGAATAAAGTTGTTAATTCTTTTTCTAACAGCTTTATCCAAATCGTGCTTCCACAAAAGCTTCAGATGGGCTAAATAGGCTTTGGTAAAGCAGAAGGATCGGTGCATAATATTTGGATATCTACTTAATAACTGAAATAGGAGGATTGGTGAAGTAGCTAGTTAACAGGAGATTTTAACTTTACCAGAAattctctttatttatttctaaacttTCTGTTACTTTGAACAGGTTTGCTGAGCCATAAGAAGCTCATCCAGAGGTGTACATTACGAAGCTTCACCACTGTGTAGTTAAATAGAGTTTAATAAGGGTCCTTTTGAGCGTAGGTTGaactttttctcctttcttgcTTTGATGCGAAGAGTGTCGTTAAATAAAATGTCGAACTTGGCATTCAAACAGAGTGTCGTTAAATAAAATGTCGAACTTGCCATTCGATAGTTGTTGGGTCTTAAGTTGGTGGTTTCGAATTGTTGGGTCATCCGTACACTAAACCACCATTTTCAGATCTGTACACTAAATTACCATTTCAGAGCATCAGAGTGATCTGTGGAAGTTCTCTTCAGGTATATTACTCACTATGTTTTGGGCAAATATTCGGGTGTGGAGCAGTTTTGTCTTGTGAACTCGTGCGGTTAAACTGTGGTTTTGATTAAAACGTTTGTTGAAAGAGGTGGCTTAAACTCTTATCGAAGCTAAATGGTCTCTCTTCTTACTATGTTTCGGGAACTTTGGTTTTTGGTGATTGGCTTAAACACCCGATGCTTGGTCTCAAATCAAAAAGCTAAAACCTGTTTTATGTTAATcttaatttttgaacttttctaAACATGGAATTAGCACAACTGCTTATAACAACCTCAAAGTGTCTTGAGGAGAAGCTGAAACattgaaaagcaaaaaaagaaattgatgtTTTTGATTCTGTTGCAACAGAGATCTCATGTTTTAAAACAGATTTTGTTTTTCCTAATTTGATATTCTTgtatatttcttttaaattgGGTAGTGCTTGTTAAAGCAGATCAAGCTCTTATAGGTGTGCTGGGACTAAAATTGGGTTAATTACAGTAACTTCTACATTATTAAAAGTTATAATTGATAAGAACTTTGTTGGACCGTAATTTGACGGACCTTCGAGAATCGAGACTCTATCGTGAGCTCATAACCCTAAAATGGTCGAACACCGGCCATAGTCCCGTTCCAatccccttctctctccctcttctccaAAACCCTCCGACGCCATGAGAGGCCTCGGACGACTCGCTGCAACCCCTTCCGCCGCAGGGAAACAAACCCTAATCTCATCTTCCGCCCTCTCCTACTCCACCTTCTCCCCACTCGGNTTCTCCAAAACCCTCCGACGCCATGAGAGGCCTCGGACGACTCGCTGCAACCCCTTCCGCCGCAGGGAAACAAACCCTAATCTCATCTTCCGCCCGCGTCCCTGGGAAACCCGATCCCGACGCCGAGGACGGCGACCCCTTCGCCCCTCCCCCCGGCCTCGGCCATGGCCGTGGCCACCCCgtcctcccctcctcccccgtcctcccctccttctcctcctggATGTCCTCCCTCAacccctccgcctcctccgccgccgcagggcgcggccgcggcgccgccgccccgcCTTCCCCGCCCCCCGATCCCGAGCCCAAAAGGCCTATCTTCTTCAAGCGGGACGCGGATCCTGAGGAGGAGTCGTCTTCGTCGTCGACGGCGAAGCCGCTGCCCGCGAGCATCTCCCCCTTGCTCCCCGGCGCAGGGCGGGGGAAGCCGACGAGGCCTGCCGAGCCGGCCCCGCGCGCGGCAGAGGAGaaccgccacctccgccgcagATCCGTCGAGCCAAGTGCGAGCCCGAGCCCCCCGAAGATGGGGCGCGAGGAGGCCGTGAGGAAGGCGGTGGAGGTCCtctcccgcggcggcggcggcggcggcggcggccctgGGAGAGGGGGCCGAGGGAGGGGCCGAGCTATGACGCGAGGGAGAGGGGCCAGGGGTAGGGGCAGGTTTGGAGGTAGGGGCGAGCGCGGTGATTCGGTGGACTCCGCTCTTTATCTCGGAGATGGAGCTGATGGAGAGAGGTTGCAGAAGAGGCTGGGcgaggagaagatgaagatttTGAACGAAGCGTTCGAGGAAGTGAGCTGGAGAGCATTGCCTTCTCCAATGGAGGATGCTTATTTGGACGCTCTCCATACTAATAATATGGTGTGTGATTGGTTTTGTTGGTTTAATTggctttttatttctttatttatttgattgataTTGGTGATGTAAATTTTGTAGATCGAGTATGAGCCGGAGTATTTGGTGGAGTTTGAAAACCCGGATATTGATGAGAAGCCTCCAATGTCCCTTCGTGATGCGTTGGAGAAGGCGAAGCCGTTTTTGATGGCGTACGAGGGGATACAAAGCCAAGAAGAGTGGGAGGTAATCATCGTTCTTCTTAGTATAATTTTGTTGCTCTTAGTATGTTACTAGTGAATAGTGATTGAACAATTATACTTTTTGAATCATTAAGTTTGGAAGGGAATTAAGACCTGAATTGTTGTTGAGGGACTCTAGTTATCAAGCATTATTTGATTTTTGGCACTTCACTTCAAAGCCTTACTACTAAACCTAGTTTACAAAGCTTGCGCTGTCATTACTGCGTAGGATACGGTTGGATCGTGAACTGTTGGATTTCTATTAATTTGTATAGATTCTGCTTGTACTGTTCCTTTCTGTTGTTCAAGATACTGGGGACTGATATGGAGAGGTACTTTTGTGTCTTTTCGTCTTGAAACAATAGTTTTACAGCATTTGCCTGCTTGCACAGCAAATCAGAAAAGGTTACATTTTTCATTGTTATTTTAATTCCCGTAAGTAATATGAGCGGCTGCCATTTTCTTGTTTGCTAGTGTTAATATCTCAATCAGGATTTATTTTGTTCGAGTCATCTATGCTGTTGTGACAATAGGTTGCGGTCCATCTGGGCTTTTTTGCTGTAAATTTTATATGTCGTCTTTTTCTGATTGTTAGATGCTGTATTGATGTCAAATGTTCGAATTTGTGATCTTCAAGGAGCAATGAACAATATTTTCCTGCAAAGTACCTTGCTAATTCTGTGTGAAGAGAACTTTTTAAGTCCTGGTTAAGCATATGTCATGGTGATGGTGAAAAATCCAGTGCTCTTTAATAGATTTCTAAAGTGCCCCCACAAATTGGTGTTCcaccctttttatttttagttgcttaatttaatttttcaggAAGCTGTAAAAGAAACAATGGAGAAGGTTCCCCACATGAAAGAGCTAATGGATATGTATTGTGGTCCTGATAGAGTTACAGCAAAACAACAACAAGAGGAGTTGCGGAGAGTTGCTAATACTCTTCCAGAGAATATACCTTCTTCTGTGAAGAGGTTCACAGATCGTGCTCTCCTTTCTCTTCAGGTTTGCTTCCTTAACTATTTACATCTAATCTGTTTTATGAGTTTAATCATCATTTTGCTTGATATGCGTACTTCTTTAATGTAGCATTTTATTGATAGTTCTAAATTACGGAAGAATAAGAACCTTCACACTTTCTAACCATTTCAGACTGTGAAAGAGTAAATTCTTAAGTACCTCTCTTGCCGCAGTCGTAAGGCTTTAAGCATGCGTTAGTGGTATTGTTATTTAAGCTAGGtagattgatcataaatttcataaaatttgtagaaaatttgTTAATGAAATGTGATATATGTCCGAGAAATAACTTGAAATAGGTTATTTATAATTGCCACAGAAAAAACATTGCTGGGGGAAACTTAGCAATGAATGTGGAGGATTACATAGATTCAACCTTGCCTGATCTGCACGGAGTGTGAACCTCTCACACTGATGAACTACCCTCTATTTATAATCAAATCTGTGGCTAAATCTTCTTCTGGTGCTTGCACTATTTTCATCTTCCTGTGTGTGGGGCAAGTCAATAGATGTTAAATAACATTGGCTTTActtcttctcttttattttctttgcctAATCTGAACTCTGTTTAAACATTTGCAGAGCAATCCAGGGTGGGGTTGGGACAAGAAGTGCCAGTTCATGGACAAGCTTGTCTGGGAGGTTTCTCAGCACTACAAGTAGTGTGAGCTCTTCTGTGGCTCCTTTGTTGACCATATATTTGCTGCAAAAGTTATGTAGAAGCTGCAACAAAAGTTTGTCGTCTCCCGTTACAACCCGATGTACTAAATTTTTGCTAGCATATGTTAATTACTCGAATAAATCTTGAGCAAATCGACTGGCACCTGGGAAAGGTTCTGCGTTCATGTGAAAGTTATCTTTTAAGTGATGAGAATAGCTACGAAAAATAGAGTTTCATTTCACGTTATTCTAGCCTTCACCTAACTGATTTGTATGGATCTGAAATTGGTGCATAATACTTGAGGTGGTAGATTCAATACATGAGATCGGATGAAACTTTTATGTAATGTTTTGTTGTTCCGAAGTAAAGGATGAGTCTTTTGATTTGTTCTCTTTATTCTTTCAGGGGAAAAGCTTCTTTCCTTGCttcagcaatttttttttcaagagaAAAGTGGCGTGTTATACATTATGTTTAAATAagtttagctgaaaatgtgaatacaatttgaatttgaaatctcgaatatcaaccatcaaatcttttgtTACTTGCACTAGGGGCAGTCGGTCTTGCGTCAGCATTTATTGCAGATTTAGTTGCCTAACTTCGAACAGATTTTAATTTCGTCCTAAAGAGTTTTACTTGTAATTCTGAAGTTTGAGCATTTTTGTTCCCAATTTTGTCTAAATAAATGGCTCAACTAAATACTGATATATTCCTCCaaagtttacaaataatatagcAATACAATAAAAGTCAAAAGCACAAACTAATGTCGACTATTCAAAATTTGGCACCATCAACTCCATTAACAACGCCAATTGAACTTATCCTTTGGCACAAAATTTCCAATTGAAGTATAAATTATAACGAGAAACCCAGCGAGCGTTGGCACCAGAGCAGCTGCAGCAAATGTACGTTCACAAATCACAATCACTCCTCCCAATCTCGGACGAACCGATCGAGCAACTCAGCCACACGATCGAATTCGCCGCCGCCCCCTTCCAAGCCCTTCAACGCCGCATCCAACTCCCTCGCCTCGTCGATCCGAGCCTCCTGAAGCAAACCCCTGTACACTTCCTCCCTCAAACCCCCTCCGATCGGGACACTATCCAGCGCCATCTCCCTTAGAGCCCTAAGGGCATCGAGCATCCTCCCGAGCCTGCAAAACCCTCCGATGGCGATCTCGTAGACCTCGCGGTCGGGGCGGCGGGGGGAGTCGGCGCGGCAGAGCCAGAAGAAGACCTTGGCGGCGTCCCTGGGGCGGCGGctgaggaggaaggaggagaggagaggggcgACGAAGGGGAGCGGGGACGGGCGGAGGGGGTGGTGGCGGAGGGAGGTGAGGAGGGCGAGCGTCGGCGCGAGGtcggggagggaggagaggtgGCGGGCGAGGGAGGGGATGGGGAGGGACgagaggggaggggagaggaggagcgCGGCGGAGAGGAGGCGCACGGCGTCGGAGTGGTGGCCGAGGGCGAGGAGGCGGGGGAGGAGGGACCGTACCTCGGCGAGGTAGGGTTCGGAGAGATGGGGAGGTacgggttttaggtttagggtttgaggaggaggaggaggtggagaggTGGTGTACGATGATCGGAAgcggaggagagaggaggagaatggTGGCGCGGAGAATTttctcatgtttttttttttttttttttttccccgttTATTAGCTCTGTTCGAtcggagaggagagggagaaggggtGGAGATAGTGAAATGCGGCTACCGGATTCGGTGTACGGTCGGGCCGTATGATTCTGAATTCAATCGCTATTATTTCTTTCCGGGTCGGATCTCGGAAGCGCCCGCTTTGGTGCAGGATAACGTCTCCCTCCAACTCCACCTCCACTCTCCCTTTTCCCACCTCTCCTCCTCCATTCTGGGACTGCACGAGCTTCACCCGTTCGCTCCAATggcctcttctcctctccttctccctttcccgccccttctctctcctccactaCCACTGTAACTCCTCTATTCCCCTCTTCCTCTCTACTCCTCATTGCTTTGTTTCCTCTTCTCTGACATTTCCTTCGTCTTCTTCAGCTGAAGAGCCAAGAGAATCCTTGCTTTGCATCACCAAAGGCAAAGAAGGAGTGTTCCTACATGAGAGTTTCCACCTCTCCTCCCCATTCAAGCTGTTTGAGCCGCCCCAGGTTGAGGTCTTATCGTTCGAGGTGAGCTTTTCGGTCCGAA encodes the following:
- the LOC109720611 gene encoding succinate-semialdehyde dehydrogenase, mitochondrial isoform X2; translation: MQRVALQGRHLLSFSPSRFLSSHHMSTDAQAAIARLRDSGLLKSKGLVGGKWVDSYDGKTVQVQNPATGDVIANVPCMGKRETDDAISSAYNTFYSWSKRTASERSKCLRKWYDLIVSHKEDLALLITLEQGKPLKEALGEVSYGAAFIEFFAEEAKRIYGDIIPPTSSDRRLFVLKQPVGVVGAITPWNFPLAMITRKVGPALACGCTVIVKPSEYTPLTALAAADLALQAGIPPGALNVVMGNAPDIGDSLLQSTQVRKITFTGSTAVGKKLMAGSANTVKKVSLELGGNAPCIVFDDADLDVAVKGSLAAKFRNSGQTCVCANRILVQEGIYDEFANALTKAVQNLQVGNGLVEGVVQGPLINEAAVEKVEKFVNDATSKGANVILGGKRHSLGMTFYEPTILGNVNSEMLVSREEVFGPVAPLLPFKTEEEAIKIANDTNAGLAAYIFTKSIPRSWRVSEALEYGLVGVNEGLISTEVAPFGGAKQSGLGREGSKYGIDEYLELKYVCMGNLEA
- the LOC109720611 gene encoding succinate-semialdehyde dehydrogenase, mitochondrial isoform X4, producing MSTDAQAAIARLRDSGLLKSKGLVGGKWVDSYDGKTVQVQNPATGDVIANVPCMGKRETDDAISSAYNTFYSWSKRTASERSKCLRKWYDLIVSHKEDLALLITLEQGKPLKEALGEVSYGAAFIEFFAEEAKRIYGDIIPPTSSDRRLFVLKQPVGVVGAITPWNFPLAMITRKVGPALACGCTVIVKPSEYTPLTALAAADLALQAGIPPGALNVVMGNAPDIGDSLLQSTQVRKITFTGSTAVGKKLMAGSANTVKKVSLELGGNAPCIVFDDADLDVAVKGSLAAKFRNSGQTCVCANRILVQEGIYDEFANALTKAVQNLQVGNGLVEGVVQGPLINEAAVEKVEKFVNDATSKGANVILGGKRHSLGMTFYEPTILGNVNSEMLVSREEVFGPVAPLLPFKTEEEAIKIANDTNAGLAAYIFTKSIPRSWRVSEALEYGLVGVNEGLISTEVAPFGGAKQSGLGREGSKYGIDEYLELKYVCMGNLEA
- the LOC109720611 gene encoding succinate-semialdehyde dehydrogenase, mitochondrial isoform X3; this encodes MMSTDAQAAIARLRDSGLLKSKGLVGGKWVDSYDGKTVQVQNPATGDVIANVPCMGKRETDDAISSAYNTFYSWSKRTASERSKCLRKWYDLIVSHKEDLALLITLEQGKPLKEALGEVSYGAAFIEFFAEEAKRIYGDIIPPTSSDRRLFVLKQPVGVVGAITPWNFPLAMITRKVGPALACGCTVIVKPSEYTPLTALAAADLALQAGIPPGALNVVMGNAPDIGDSLLQSTQVRKITFTGSTAVGKKLMAGSANTVKKVSLELGGNAPCIVFDDADLDVAVKGSLAAKFRNSGQTCVCANRILVQEGIYDEFANALTKAVQNLQVGNGLVEGVVQGPLINEAAVEKVEKFVNDATSKGANVILGGKRHSLGMTFYEPTILGNVNSEMLVSREEVFGPVAPLLPFKTEEEAIKIANDTNAGLAAYIFTKSIPRSWRVSEALEYGLVGVNEGLISTEVAPFGGAKQSGLGREGSKYGIDEYLELKYVCMGNLEA
- the LOC109720611 gene encoding succinate-semialdehyde dehydrogenase, mitochondrial isoform X1; its protein translation is MQRVALHAAMQRVALQGRHLLSFSPSRFLSSHHMSTDAQAAIARLRDSGLLKSKGLVGGKWVDSYDGKTVQVQNPATGDVIANVPCMGKRETDDAISSAYNTFYSWSKRTASERSKCLRKWYDLIVSHKEDLALLITLEQGKPLKEALGEVSYGAAFIEFFAEEAKRIYGDIIPPTSSDRRLFVLKQPVGVVGAITPWNFPLAMITRKVGPALACGCTVIVKPSEYTPLTALAAADLALQAGIPPGALNVVMGNAPDIGDSLLQSTQVRKITFTGSTAVGKKLMAGSANTVKKVSLELGGNAPCIVFDDADLDVAVKGSLAAKFRNSGQTCVCANRILVQEGIYDEFANALTKAVQNLQVGNGLVEGVVQGPLINEAAVEKVEKFVNDATSKGANVILGGKRHSLGMTFYEPTILGNVNSEMLVSREEVFGPVAPLLPFKTEEEAIKIANDTNAGLAAYIFTKSIPRSWRVSEALEYGLVGVNEGLISTEVAPFGGAKQSGLGREGSKYGIDEYLELKYVCMGNLEA
- the LOC109720613 gene encoding POU domain, class 3, transcription factor 3 (The sequence of the model RefSeq protein was modified relative to this genomic sequence to represent the inferred CDS: added 90 bases not found in genome assembly); protein product: MRGLGRLAATPSAAGKQTLISSSALSYSTFSPLGGGGGGGGGGGAGGRGRGRGALPPPPSSATGARVPGKPDPDAEDGDPFAPPPGLGHGRGHPVLPSSPVLPSFSSWMSSLNPSASSAAAGRGRGAAAPPSPPPDPEPKRPIFFKRDADPEEESSSSSTAKPLPASISPLLPGAGRGKPTRPAEPAPRAAEENRHLRRRSVEPSASPSPPKMGREEAVRKAVEVLSRGGGGGGGGPGRGGRGRGRAMTRGRGARGRGRFGGRGERGDSVDSALYLGDGADGERLQKRLGEEKMKILNEAFEEVSWRALPSPMEDAYLDALHTNNMIEYEPEYLVEFENPDIDEKPPMSLRDALEKAKPFLMAYEGIQSQEEWEEAVKETMEKVPHMKELMDMYCGPDRVTAKQQQEELRRVANTLPENIPSSVKRFTDRALLSLQSNPGWGWDKKCQFMDKLVWEVSQHYK
- the LOC109720614 gene encoding uncharacterized protein LOC109720614, producing the protein MRKFSAPPFSSSLLRFRSSYTTSPPPPPPQTLNLKPVPPHLSEPYLAEVRSLLPRLLALGHHSDAVRLLSAALLLSPPLSSLPIPSLARHLSSLPDLAPTLALLTSLRHHPLRPSPLPFVAPLLSSFLLSRRPRDAAKVFFWLCRADSPRRPDREVYEIAIGGFCRLGRMLDALRALREMALDSVPIGGGLREEVYRGLLQEARIDEARELDAALKGLEGGGGEFDRVAELLDRFVRDWEE